A single Triticum dicoccoides isolate Atlit2015 ecotype Zavitan chromosome 2A, WEW_v2.0, whole genome shotgun sequence DNA region contains:
- the LOC119353709 gene encoding developmentally-regulated G-protein 3, with protein sequence MATVMQKIKDIEDEMSKTQKNKATAHHLGLLKAKLAKLRRELLTPTTKGGGGAGEGFDVTKSGDARVGLVGFPSVGKSTLLNKLTGTFSEVASYEFTTLTCIPGVIMYKGAKVQLLDLPGIIEGAKDGKGRGRQVISTARTCNVILIVLDAIKPITHKRLIEKELEGFGIRLNKTPPNMTFRRKEKGGINFTSTVANTHLDLDTVKAICSEYRIHNADVSLRFDATADDLIDVIEGSRIYMPCIYVVNKIDQITVEELDILDKLPHYCPISAHLEWNLDGLLEMVWEYLDLCRLYTKPKGLNPDYEDPVILSSKRKTVEDFCNQIHKDMAKQFKYALVWGSSVKHKPQRVGKEHELEDEDVVQIIKKI encoded by the exons ATGGCGACCGTCATGCAGAAGATCAAGGACATCGAGGACGAG ATGTCAAAGACGCAGAAAAACAAAGCCACTGCACACCATCTTGGTCTTCTGAAG GCTAAACTTGCAAAATTACGGCGAGAGTTGCTCACTCCTACAAccaaaggtggtggtggtgctggtgaggGGTTTGACGTGACGAAAAGTGGAGATGCACGTGTTGGTTTGGTGGGCTTTCCTTCGGTTGGGAAATCAACATTGTTGAACAAGCTGACGGGAACTTTTTCAGAG GTTGCGTCCTATGAGTTTACAACTTTAACATGTATTCCTGGAGTTATTATGTACAAAGGAGCTAAAGTACAG cttctagaTCTTCCGGGAATCATTGAAGGTGCTAAAGATGGAAAGGGTAGAGGGAGGCAG GTCATCAGTACAGCCAGGACATGTAATGTCATTCTGATTGTTCTTGACGCCATAAAACCAATAACTCACAAACGTCTCATTGAGAAAGAGCTTGAGGGATTTGGCATCCG GTTGAACAAGACACCTCCCAATATGACATTCAGGAGAAAGGAAAAGGGTGGCATCAATTTTACATCAACAGTAGCGAACACACACTTGGACCTTGACACAGTAAAAGCAATCTGTAGTGAGTACAGGATTCATAATGCTGATGTCTCCCTGAGATTTGATGCAACAGCAGATGACCTTATAGATGTCATTGAGGGAAGTAGAATCTACATGCCTTGCATCTATGTCGTCAACAAAATCGACCAGATCACAGTTGAAGAGCTGGATATCTTGGACAAACTTCCCCATTACTGCCCAATTAG TGCACATCTGGAATGGAACCTTGATGGGCTTCTAGAGATGGTCTGGGAATACCTAGATTTGTGCAGGCTATACACAAAACCCAAAGGGCTGAACCCAGACTATGAGGATCCTGTGATCTTATCATCCAAGAGGAAAACAGTGGAAGACTTCTGCAACCAAATCCACAAGGACATGGCGAAACAGTTTAAATA TGCACTGGTGTGGGGTTCTAGTGTGAAGCATAAGCCTCAGAGAGTCGGCAAG GAGCATGAGCTTGAGGACGAGGACGTTGTTCAGATCATTAAGAAAATATAA